In one Nicotiana tomentosiformis chromosome 6, ASM39032v3, whole genome shotgun sequence genomic region, the following are encoded:
- the LOC104105684 gene encoding patellin-3-like gives MAEETKKMAEETTPEVVVSDVTVMETPQPEPEKLRESPEKPAAPVTGESKVEGDKDEKDLVAESTSFKEESNKVEELPNPEQKALAEFKQLIQEALNTHEFTSPPPPPSPPAAKEKEEEKNAAPAEAPEAEPFTEVASEPVAEAAPKTVEVELVKKEEKVTPPETKVTPVTAPETPSEPEKVEAAEEIKETIVEVPAAVAVAAAEEEPPATDEAEEPKTECTPPPPEEVSIWGISLLADERSDVILLKFLRARDFKVKEAFTMLKSVVAWRKEFKIDELLDEKELGQGLEKVVYNHGLDKEGHPVCYNAFGEFQNKELYQNTFADKEKLTKFLRWRIQFMEKSIRNLDFSPDGICTFVQVIDLKNSPGLFFFKKELRQATNRALQLLQDNYPEFVAKQVFINVPWWYPAYYRMINAIFTTRTKSKFVFAGPSRSAETLFKYITPEQVPVQYGGLSKEGEQEFTIAEPATEDIIKPASKHTIEFPVTEKCTLVWEARVTGWDVSYGAEFVPTAEGGYTIIIEKSRKVGANEKVISNTYKAGEPGKVVITFDNQSSKKKKLVYRSKNKPSD, from the exons ATGGCTGAAGAAACCAAGAAAATGGCCGAAGAGACGACGCCAGAAGTAGTGGTTTCTGATGTTACAGTGATGGAAACACCTCAACCTGAACCGGAAAAATTGCGGGAGTCACCGGAGAAACCTGCTGCTCCGGTCACCGGAGAATCCAAGGTTGAGGGTGATAAGGATGAGAAGGACCTTGTCGCTGAATCCACTTCCTTTAAGGAAGAAAGTAACAAGGTTGAAGAACTCCCTAATCCTGAACAAAAAGCACTGGCTGAATTCAAACAGTTGATTCAAGAAGCCCTTAACACACACGAATTCACTTCCCCTCCGCCTCCGCCGTCACCTCCGGCAGCcaaggagaaggaggaggagaagaacGCAGCCCCTGCTGAGGCACCGGAGGCAGAGCCGTTTACAGAGGTAGCCTCTGAGCCGGTGGCAGAGGCAGCACCGAAGACGGTGGAAGTTGAATTGGTGAAAAAGGAGGAGAAAGTGACTCCACCGGAAACGAAAGTAACTCCTGTAACGGCGCCGGAGACACCATCGGAGCCGGAGAAGGTGGAGGCAGCTGAAGAAATCAAGGAAACAATTGTCGAAGTACCCGCGGCTGTTGCTGTGGCGGCGGCCGAGGAGGAGCCACCAGCAACGGACGAAGCAGAGGAGCCAAAAACAGAGTGTacaccaccaccaccagaagaagTATCCATATGGGGAATATCCCTTTTAGCTGACGAGAGAAGTGACGTCATCCTTCTCAAATTTCTAAGAGCAAGAGATTTCAAGGTGAAAGAAGCTTTTACCATGCTGAAAAGTGTTGTTGCATGGAGAAAAGAATTCAAAATTGATGAACTCTTGGATGAGAAAGAATTAGGTCAAGGACTTGAGAAAGTTGTGTACAATCATGGTTTGGACAAAGAAGGTCACCCTGTTTGTTACAATGCATTTGGTGAGTTCCAAAACAAGGAATTGTATCAAAACACTTTTGCTGATAAGGAGAAGTTAACCAAATTCCTCAGATGGAGAATTCAGTTCATGGAAAAGTCAATCAGGAATCTTGATTTTAGCCCTGATGGTATCTGCACTTTTGTTCAAGTCATTGATCTTAAGAATTCTCCTGGTCTCTTCTTTTTCAAGAAAGAGCTTCGCCAGGCTACCAATCGTGCCCTTCAATTGCTTCAGGATAATTACCCTGAATTTGTTGCCAAGCAG GTGTTCATCAATGTTCCATGGTGGTACCCAGCTTACTACAGGATGATAAATGCAATTTTCACTACAAGGACAAAGAGCAAGTTTGTATTTGCTGGTCCTTCAAGATCTGCTGAGACTCTTTTCAA ATACATAACCCCTGAGCAAGTACCAGTACAATATGGTGGACTTAGCAAGGAAGGTGAACAGGAATTCACTATTGCTGAACCTGCCACAGAGGACATCATTAAGCCAGCTTCTAAACACACCATTGAATTCCCAGTTACTGAG AAGTGCACTTTGGTTTGGGAAGCAAGAGTGACAGGGTGGGATGTATCTTATGGAGCTGAATTTGTACCAACTGCTGAAGGTGGATACACAATCATTATAGAGAAATCAAGAAAAGTTGGGGCAAATGAAAAAGTGATAAGCAACACCTACAAGGCAGGAGAACCAGGAAAAGTGGTGATCACATTTGACAACCAAAGCTCTAAAAAGAAGAAGCTTGTTTACAGGTCCAAGAACAAGCCCTCAGATTGA